A genomic segment from Callithrix jacchus isolate 240 chromosome 8, calJac240_pri, whole genome shotgun sequence encodes:
- the IPO4 gene encoding importin-4 isoform X2, with the protein MEPASLEQLLRELLLPDTERILRATEQLHIALRAPAALPALCDLLTSAADPQIRQFAAVLTRRRLNTRWRRLAAEQRESLKSLILTALQRETEHCVILSLAQLSGTIFRKEGLEAWPQLLQLLQHSTHSPHSPEREMGLLLLSVVVTSWPEAFQPHHRELLQLLNETLGEVGSPGLLFYSLRTLTTMAPYLSTEDVPLAQMLVPKLIVAVQTLIPIDEAKACEALEALDELLESEVPIITPHLSKVLTFCLEVARNVALGNAIRVRILCSLTFLVKVKSKALLKNRLLPPLLHTLFPIMAAEPPPGQLDPEDQDSEEEEWEIELMGETPKHFAVQVVDMLALHLPPEKLCPQLMPMLQEALRNESPYQRKAGLLVLAVLSDGAGDHIRQRLLPPLLQIVCKGLEDPSQVVHNAALFALGQFSENLQPHISSYSKEVMPLLLAYLKSVPLGHTVHLAKACYALENFVENLATAAQASLLPYFPAIMEHLREFLLTGHEDLRPVQIQSLETLGVLARAVGEPMRPLAEECCQLGLGLCDQVDDPDLRRCTYSLFAALSGLMGEGLAPHLERITTLMLLSLRSTEGIVPQYDGSSSFLLFDDESDGEEEEELMDEDVEEEDDSEISGYSIENAFFNEKEDACAALGEISVNTSVAFLPYMESVFEEVFKLLKCPYLNVRKAAHEALGQFCCALHKACQSCPSEPNSAALQAALARVVPSYVQAVNGERERQVVMAVLEALTGVLRSCGTLALQPPGRLAELCSMLKAVLQRKTACQDTDDEEEEDDDQAEYDAMLLEHAGEAIPALAAAAGGDSFAPFFAGFLPLLLCKTKQGCTVAEKSFAVGTLAESIQGLGAASAQFVSRLLPVLLSTAREADPEVRSNAIFGMGVLAEHGGCPAQEHFPKLLGLLFPLLARERHDRVRDNICGALARLLMASPMRKPEPQVLAALLHALPLKEDLEEWVTIGRLFSFLYQSSPDQVIDVAPELLRICSLILDDNKIPPDTKAALLLLLTFLAKEHADSFQAALGSLPVDKAQELQAVLGLS; encoded by the exons ATGGAGCCCGCCAGTCTGGAGCAGCTCTTACGGGAACTGCTGCTGCCGGACACCGAGCGCATCCTTCGG GCCACGGAACAGCTCCACATCGCTCTGCGGGCCCCCGCCGCCTTGCCGGCTCTCTGCGACCTGCTCACCTCGGCAGCCGACCCCCAG ATCCGCCAGTTTGCGGCCGTGCTGACCCGCAGACGATTGAACACCCGCTGGCGACGGCTGGCGGCGGAGCAACGGGAGAg CCTCAAGTCCCTGATCTTGACGGCCCTGCAGAGAGAAACAGA GCACTGTGTGATCCTCAGCTTGGCCCAGCTTTCAGGCACCATTTTTCGAAAGGAAGGCCTGGAGGCCTGGCCTCAGCTTTTGCAGCTTCTTCAGCACAGTACCCACAGCCCCCACAGCCCAGAGAGAGAG ATGGGGCTTTTgctgctgagtgtggtggtgaccTCCTGGCCCGAGGCCTTCCAACCCCACCATAGGGAGCTTCTTCAGCTTCTGAATGAGACTCTTGGTGAGGTGGGCTCTCCTGGGCTGCTCTTCTACTCCCTGCGTACTCTGACCACCATGGCCCCCTACCTCAGCACTGAAGATGTG CCTCTCGCTCAGATGTTGGTGCCTAAGCTGATTGTGGCAGTGCAGACCCTGATCCCCATAGACGAG GCAAAGGCCTGTGAGGCCCTTGAGGCTTTGGATGAACTGTTGGAGTCAGAGGTACCCATCATCACTCCCCACCTCTCTAAGGTCCTCACATTCTGCCTGGAG GTGGCTAGAAATGTGGCCCTGGGCAATGCGATACGTGTACGTATCCTTTGCTCCCTCACTTTCTTGGTCAAAGTCAAAAGCAAG GCCTTACTAAAGAATCGTCTCCTGCCACCCTTGCTGCACACCCTTTTCCCCATTATGGCTGCTGAGCCCCCACCAGGCCAGTTGGATCCTGAAGACCAGGATTCAGAAGAGGAAGAGTGGGAGATTGAGCTGATGGGGGAGACTCCCAAGCATTTTGCTGTACAA GTTGTGGACATGCTGGCGCTACACCTGCCCCCTGAGAAGCTCTGTCCCCAGTTG ATGCCCATGCTACAAGAGGCCTTGCGGAATGAGAGCCCATACCAGCGCAAGGCTGGACTCCTGGTGCTGGCCGTGCTGTCTGATGGAGCTGGCGACCACATCAGGCAGAG ACTGCTGCCCCCACTACTGCAGATCGTGTGTAAGGGCTTAGAGGACCCCTCGCAAGTTGTACACAATGCTGCGCTGTTTGCCCTGGGCCAGTTCTCAGAAAACCTACAG CCCCATATCAGCAGCTATTCAAAGGAGGTGATGCCGCTGCTGCTGGCCTACCTGAAGTCGGTGCCTCTCGGACACACTGTTCACCTAGCCAAGGCCTGCTATGCCCTGGAGAATTTCGTGGAGAACCTGG CCACGGCTGCCCAGGCCTCACTGCTGCCCTACTTCCCCGCCATCATGGAGCACCTTCGGGAATTCCTGTTGACAGGCCATGAGGACCTTCGGCCTGTGCAGATCCAGAGCCTGG AGACACTGGGGGTTCTGGCACGAGCGGTGGGGGAGCCCATGAGACCCCTGGCTGAGGAATGCTGCCAGCTGGGTCTGGGCCTCTGTGACCAGGTAGACGACCCTGACTTGCGGCGCTGCAC GTACAGCCTATTTGCGGCCTTATCAGGTCTGATGGGTGAGGGCCTGGCACCCCACTTGGAACGGATCACCACGCTCATGCTGTTGTCACTGCGTTCCACTGAGGGCATTGTG cctcagtaTGACGGGAGCAGCTCCTTCCTTCTGTTTGATGATGAGAGTgatggggaagaagaggaggagctcATGGATGAGGACGTGGAAGAAGAGGATGACTCAGAGATCTCAGG GTACAGCATAGAGAACGCCTTCTTCAATGAGAAGGAAGATGCCTGTGCTGCCCTGGGGGAGATCTCTGTGAACACCAG TGTAGCCTTTCTTCCGTACATGGAAAGTGTCTTTGAAGAAGTCTTTAAACTGCTGAAG TGCCCTTACCTGAATGTGCGGAAGGCAGCCCATGAGGCGCTGGGTCAGTTTTGCTGTGCACTGCACAAGGCCTGTCAAAGCTGCCCCTCGGAACCCAACTCTGCTG CTTTGCAGGCCGCCCTGGCCCGAGTGGTGCCATCTTACGTGCAGGCAGTGAACGGGGAGCGGGAGCGCCAGGTGGTGATGGCTGTGCTGGAGGCCCTGACTGGGGTGCTCCGCAGCTGTGGGACCCTCGCACTGCAGCCCCCTGGGCGCCTCGCTGAGCTCTGTAGCATGCTCAAGGCCGTGCTGCAGAGGAAG ACAGCCTGTCAGGATACTGACGACgaggaggaagaagatgatgATCAG GCTGAATACGACGCCATGTTGCTGGAGCATGCTGGAGAGGCCATCCCTGCCCTGGCAGCCGCGGCTGGGGGAGACTCCTTTGCTCCATTCTTTGCTGGCTTCCTGCCATTATTGCTGTGCAAGACA AAACAGGGGTGTACAGTGGCAGAGAAGTCCTTTGCGGTGGGGACCTTGGCAGAGTCCATTCAGGGCCTGGGTGCTGCCTCAGCCCAGTTTGTGTCTCGACTGCTCCCTGTGTTGTTGAGCACTGCCCGAGAGGCAGACCCTGAGGTGCGAAGCAATGCCATCTTTGGGATGGGCGTTCTGGCAGAGCAtgggggctgccctgcccagga ACACTTCCCCAAGCTGCTGGGGCTCCTTTTTCCCCTCCTGGCGCGGGAGCGACACGATCGTGTCCGTGACAACATCTGTGGGGCACTCGCTCGCCTGCTGATGGCCAGTCCCATGAGGAAACCAGAACCTCAG GTGCTGGCTGCCCTACTGCACGCCCTGCCACTAAAGGAAGACTTAGAGGAGTGGGTCACCATCGGGCGCCTCTTCAGCTTCCTGTACCAGAGCAGCCCTGACCAG
- the IPO4 gene encoding importin-4 isoform X3, with protein sequence MEPASLEQLLRELLLPDTERILRATEQLHIALRAPAALPALCDLLTSAADPQIRQFAAVLTRRRLNTRWRRLAAEQRESLKSLILTALQRETEHCVILSLAQLSGTIFRKEGLEAWPQLLQLLQHSTHSPHSPEREMGLLLLSVVVTSWPEAFQPHHRELLQLLNETLGEVGSPGLLFYSLRTLTTMAPYLSTEDVPLAQMLVPKLIVAVQTLIPIDEAKACEALEALDELLESEVPIITPHLSKVLTFCLEVARNVALGNAIRVRILCSLTFLVKVKSKALLKNRLLPPLLHTLFPIMAAEPPPGQLDPEDQDSEEEEWEIELMGETPKHFAVQVVDMLALHLPPEKLCPQLMPMLQEALRNESPYQRKAGLLVLAVLSDGAGDHIRQRLLPPLLQIVCKGLEDPSQVVHNAALFALGQFSENLQPHISSYSKEVMPLLLAYLKSVPLGHTVHLAKACYALENFVENLGPKVQPYLPELMECMLHPLRNPSSPRVKELAVSALGAIATAAQASLLPYFPAIMEHLREFLLTGHEDLRPVQIQSLETLGVLARAVGEPMRPLAEECCQLGLGLCDQVDDPDLRRCTYSLFAALSGLMGEGLAPHLERITTLMLLSLRSTEGIVPQYDGSSSFLLFDDESDGEEEEELMDEDVEEEDDSEISGYSIENAFFNEKEDACAALGEISVNTSVAFLPYMESVFEEVFKLLKCPYLNVRKAAHEALGQFCCALHKACQSCPSEPNSAALQAALARVVPSYVQAVNGERERQVVMAVLEALTGVLRSCGTLALQPPGRLAELCSMLKAVLQRKTACQDTDDEEEEDDDQAEYDAMLLEHAGEAIPALAAAAGGDSFAPFFAGFLPLLLCKTVIDVAPELLRICSLILDDNKIPPDTKAALLLLLTFLAKEHADSFQAALGSLPVDKAQELQAVLGLS encoded by the exons ATGGAGCCCGCCAGTCTGGAGCAGCTCTTACGGGAACTGCTGCTGCCGGACACCGAGCGCATCCTTCGG GCCACGGAACAGCTCCACATCGCTCTGCGGGCCCCCGCCGCCTTGCCGGCTCTCTGCGACCTGCTCACCTCGGCAGCCGACCCCCAG ATCCGCCAGTTTGCGGCCGTGCTGACCCGCAGACGATTGAACACCCGCTGGCGACGGCTGGCGGCGGAGCAACGGGAGAg CCTCAAGTCCCTGATCTTGACGGCCCTGCAGAGAGAAACAGA GCACTGTGTGATCCTCAGCTTGGCCCAGCTTTCAGGCACCATTTTTCGAAAGGAAGGCCTGGAGGCCTGGCCTCAGCTTTTGCAGCTTCTTCAGCACAGTACCCACAGCCCCCACAGCCCAGAGAGAGAG ATGGGGCTTTTgctgctgagtgtggtggtgaccTCCTGGCCCGAGGCCTTCCAACCCCACCATAGGGAGCTTCTTCAGCTTCTGAATGAGACTCTTGGTGAGGTGGGCTCTCCTGGGCTGCTCTTCTACTCCCTGCGTACTCTGACCACCATGGCCCCCTACCTCAGCACTGAAGATGTG CCTCTCGCTCAGATGTTGGTGCCTAAGCTGATTGTGGCAGTGCAGACCCTGATCCCCATAGACGAG GCAAAGGCCTGTGAGGCCCTTGAGGCTTTGGATGAACTGTTGGAGTCAGAGGTACCCATCATCACTCCCCACCTCTCTAAGGTCCTCACATTCTGCCTGGAG GTGGCTAGAAATGTGGCCCTGGGCAATGCGATACGTGTACGTATCCTTTGCTCCCTCACTTTCTTGGTCAAAGTCAAAAGCAAG GCCTTACTAAAGAATCGTCTCCTGCCACCCTTGCTGCACACCCTTTTCCCCATTATGGCTGCTGAGCCCCCACCAGGCCAGTTGGATCCTGAAGACCAGGATTCAGAAGAGGAAGAGTGGGAGATTGAGCTGATGGGGGAGACTCCCAAGCATTTTGCTGTACAA GTTGTGGACATGCTGGCGCTACACCTGCCCCCTGAGAAGCTCTGTCCCCAGTTG ATGCCCATGCTACAAGAGGCCTTGCGGAATGAGAGCCCATACCAGCGCAAGGCTGGACTCCTGGTGCTGGCCGTGCTGTCTGATGGAGCTGGCGACCACATCAGGCAGAG ACTGCTGCCCCCACTACTGCAGATCGTGTGTAAGGGCTTAGAGGACCCCTCGCAAGTTGTACACAATGCTGCGCTGTTTGCCCTGGGCCAGTTCTCAGAAAACCTACAG CCCCATATCAGCAGCTATTCAAAGGAGGTGATGCCGCTGCTGCTGGCCTACCTGAAGTCGGTGCCTCTCGGACACACTGTTCACCTAGCCAAGGCCTGCTATGCCCTGGAGAATTTCGTGGAGAACCTGG GGCCCAAAGTGCAGCCCTACCTTCCGGAGCTTATGGAATGCATGCTGCATCCCCTGAGGAACCCCAGCAGTCCCCGGGTCAAGGAGCTGGCTGTGAGCGCCCTGGGAGCTATTG CCACGGCTGCCCAGGCCTCACTGCTGCCCTACTTCCCCGCCATCATGGAGCACCTTCGGGAATTCCTGTTGACAGGCCATGAGGACCTTCGGCCTGTGCAGATCCAGAGCCTGG AGACACTGGGGGTTCTGGCACGAGCGGTGGGGGAGCCCATGAGACCCCTGGCTGAGGAATGCTGCCAGCTGGGTCTGGGCCTCTGTGACCAGGTAGACGACCCTGACTTGCGGCGCTGCAC GTACAGCCTATTTGCGGCCTTATCAGGTCTGATGGGTGAGGGCCTGGCACCCCACTTGGAACGGATCACCACGCTCATGCTGTTGTCACTGCGTTCCACTGAGGGCATTGTG cctcagtaTGACGGGAGCAGCTCCTTCCTTCTGTTTGATGATGAGAGTgatggggaagaagaggaggagctcATGGATGAGGACGTGGAAGAAGAGGATGACTCAGAGATCTCAGG GTACAGCATAGAGAACGCCTTCTTCAATGAGAAGGAAGATGCCTGTGCTGCCCTGGGGGAGATCTCTGTGAACACCAG TGTAGCCTTTCTTCCGTACATGGAAAGTGTCTTTGAAGAAGTCTTTAAACTGCTGAAG TGCCCTTACCTGAATGTGCGGAAGGCAGCCCATGAGGCGCTGGGTCAGTTTTGCTGTGCACTGCACAAGGCCTGTCAAAGCTGCCCCTCGGAACCCAACTCTGCTG CTTTGCAGGCCGCCCTGGCCCGAGTGGTGCCATCTTACGTGCAGGCAGTGAACGGGGAGCGGGAGCGCCAGGTGGTGATGGCTGTGCTGGAGGCCCTGACTGGGGTGCTCCGCAGCTGTGGGACCCTCGCACTGCAGCCCCCTGGGCGCCTCGCTGAGCTCTGTAGCATGCTCAAGGCCGTGCTGCAGAGGAAG ACAGCCTGTCAGGATACTGACGACgaggaggaagaagatgatgATCAG GCTGAATACGACGCCATGTTGCTGGAGCATGCTGGAGAGGCCATCCCTGCCCTGGCAGCCGCGGCTGGGGGAGACTCCTTTGCTCCATTCTTTGCTGGCTTCCTGCCATTATTGCTGTGCAAGACA
- the IPO4 gene encoding importin-4 isoform X1, whose amino-acid sequence MEPASLEQLLRELLLPDTERILRATEQLHIALRAPAALPALCDLLTSAADPQIRQFAAVLTRRRLNTRWRRLAAEQRESLKSLILTALQRETEHCVILSLAQLSGTIFRKEGLEAWPQLLQLLQHSTHSPHSPEREMGLLLLSVVVTSWPEAFQPHHRELLQLLNETLGEVGSPGLLFYSLRTLTTMAPYLSTEDVPLAQMLVPKLIVAVQTLIPIDEAKACEALEALDELLESEVPIITPHLSKVLTFCLEVARNVALGNAIRVRILCSLTFLVKVKSKALLKNRLLPPLLHTLFPIMAAEPPPGQLDPEDQDSEEEEWEIELMGETPKHFAVQVVDMLALHLPPEKLCPQLMPMLQEALRNESPYQRKAGLLVLAVLSDGAGDHIRQRLLPPLLQIVCKGLEDPSQVVHNAALFALGQFSENLQPHISSYSKEVMPLLLAYLKSVPLGHTVHLAKACYALENFVENLGPKVQPYLPELMECMLHPLRNPSSPRVKELAVSALGAIATAAQASLLPYFPAIMEHLREFLLTGHEDLRPVQIQSLETLGVLARAVGEPMRPLAEECCQLGLGLCDQVDDPDLRRCTYSLFAALSGLMGEGLAPHLERITTLMLLSLRSTEGIVPQYDGSSSFLLFDDESDGEEEEELMDEDVEEEDDSEISGYSIENAFFNEKEDACAALGEISVNTSVAFLPYMESVFEEVFKLLKCPYLNVRKAAHEALGQFCCALHKACQSCPSEPNSAALQAALARVVPSYVQAVNGERERQVVMAVLEALTGVLRSCGTLALQPPGRLAELCSMLKAVLQRKTACQDTDDEEEEDDDQAEYDAMLLEHAGEAIPALAAAAGGDSFAPFFAGFLPLLLCKTKQGCTVAEKSFAVGTLAESIQGLGAASAQFVSRLLPVLLSTAREADPEVRSNAIFGMGVLAEHGGCPAQEHFPKLLGLLFPLLARERHDRVRDNICGALARLLMASPMRKPEPQVLAALLHALPLKEDLEEWVTIGRLFSFLYQSSPDQVIDVAPELLRICSLILDDNKIPPDTKAALLLLLTFLAKEHADSFQAALGSLPVDKAQELQAVLGLS is encoded by the exons ATGGAGCCCGCCAGTCTGGAGCAGCTCTTACGGGAACTGCTGCTGCCGGACACCGAGCGCATCCTTCGG GCCACGGAACAGCTCCACATCGCTCTGCGGGCCCCCGCCGCCTTGCCGGCTCTCTGCGACCTGCTCACCTCGGCAGCCGACCCCCAG ATCCGCCAGTTTGCGGCCGTGCTGACCCGCAGACGATTGAACACCCGCTGGCGACGGCTGGCGGCGGAGCAACGGGAGAg CCTCAAGTCCCTGATCTTGACGGCCCTGCAGAGAGAAACAGA GCACTGTGTGATCCTCAGCTTGGCCCAGCTTTCAGGCACCATTTTTCGAAAGGAAGGCCTGGAGGCCTGGCCTCAGCTTTTGCAGCTTCTTCAGCACAGTACCCACAGCCCCCACAGCCCAGAGAGAGAG ATGGGGCTTTTgctgctgagtgtggtggtgaccTCCTGGCCCGAGGCCTTCCAACCCCACCATAGGGAGCTTCTTCAGCTTCTGAATGAGACTCTTGGTGAGGTGGGCTCTCCTGGGCTGCTCTTCTACTCCCTGCGTACTCTGACCACCATGGCCCCCTACCTCAGCACTGAAGATGTG CCTCTCGCTCAGATGTTGGTGCCTAAGCTGATTGTGGCAGTGCAGACCCTGATCCCCATAGACGAG GCAAAGGCCTGTGAGGCCCTTGAGGCTTTGGATGAACTGTTGGAGTCAGAGGTACCCATCATCACTCCCCACCTCTCTAAGGTCCTCACATTCTGCCTGGAG GTGGCTAGAAATGTGGCCCTGGGCAATGCGATACGTGTACGTATCCTTTGCTCCCTCACTTTCTTGGTCAAAGTCAAAAGCAAG GCCTTACTAAAGAATCGTCTCCTGCCACCCTTGCTGCACACCCTTTTCCCCATTATGGCTGCTGAGCCCCCACCAGGCCAGTTGGATCCTGAAGACCAGGATTCAGAAGAGGAAGAGTGGGAGATTGAGCTGATGGGGGAGACTCCCAAGCATTTTGCTGTACAA GTTGTGGACATGCTGGCGCTACACCTGCCCCCTGAGAAGCTCTGTCCCCAGTTG ATGCCCATGCTACAAGAGGCCTTGCGGAATGAGAGCCCATACCAGCGCAAGGCTGGACTCCTGGTGCTGGCCGTGCTGTCTGATGGAGCTGGCGACCACATCAGGCAGAG ACTGCTGCCCCCACTACTGCAGATCGTGTGTAAGGGCTTAGAGGACCCCTCGCAAGTTGTACACAATGCTGCGCTGTTTGCCCTGGGCCAGTTCTCAGAAAACCTACAG CCCCATATCAGCAGCTATTCAAAGGAGGTGATGCCGCTGCTGCTGGCCTACCTGAAGTCGGTGCCTCTCGGACACACTGTTCACCTAGCCAAGGCCTGCTATGCCCTGGAGAATTTCGTGGAGAACCTGG GGCCCAAAGTGCAGCCCTACCTTCCGGAGCTTATGGAATGCATGCTGCATCCCCTGAGGAACCCCAGCAGTCCCCGGGTCAAGGAGCTGGCTGTGAGCGCCCTGGGAGCTATTG CCACGGCTGCCCAGGCCTCACTGCTGCCCTACTTCCCCGCCATCATGGAGCACCTTCGGGAATTCCTGTTGACAGGCCATGAGGACCTTCGGCCTGTGCAGATCCAGAGCCTGG AGACACTGGGGGTTCTGGCACGAGCGGTGGGGGAGCCCATGAGACCCCTGGCTGAGGAATGCTGCCAGCTGGGTCTGGGCCTCTGTGACCAGGTAGACGACCCTGACTTGCGGCGCTGCAC GTACAGCCTATTTGCGGCCTTATCAGGTCTGATGGGTGAGGGCCTGGCACCCCACTTGGAACGGATCACCACGCTCATGCTGTTGTCACTGCGTTCCACTGAGGGCATTGTG cctcagtaTGACGGGAGCAGCTCCTTCCTTCTGTTTGATGATGAGAGTgatggggaagaagaggaggagctcATGGATGAGGACGTGGAAGAAGAGGATGACTCAGAGATCTCAGG GTACAGCATAGAGAACGCCTTCTTCAATGAGAAGGAAGATGCCTGTGCTGCCCTGGGGGAGATCTCTGTGAACACCAG TGTAGCCTTTCTTCCGTACATGGAAAGTGTCTTTGAAGAAGTCTTTAAACTGCTGAAG TGCCCTTACCTGAATGTGCGGAAGGCAGCCCATGAGGCGCTGGGTCAGTTTTGCTGTGCACTGCACAAGGCCTGTCAAAGCTGCCCCTCGGAACCCAACTCTGCTG CTTTGCAGGCCGCCCTGGCCCGAGTGGTGCCATCTTACGTGCAGGCAGTGAACGGGGAGCGGGAGCGCCAGGTGGTGATGGCTGTGCTGGAGGCCCTGACTGGGGTGCTCCGCAGCTGTGGGACCCTCGCACTGCAGCCCCCTGGGCGCCTCGCTGAGCTCTGTAGCATGCTCAAGGCCGTGCTGCAGAGGAAG ACAGCCTGTCAGGATACTGACGACgaggaggaagaagatgatgATCAG GCTGAATACGACGCCATGTTGCTGGAGCATGCTGGAGAGGCCATCCCTGCCCTGGCAGCCGCGGCTGGGGGAGACTCCTTTGCTCCATTCTTTGCTGGCTTCCTGCCATTATTGCTGTGCAAGACA AAACAGGGGTGTACAGTGGCAGAGAAGTCCTTTGCGGTGGGGACCTTGGCAGAGTCCATTCAGGGCCTGGGTGCTGCCTCAGCCCAGTTTGTGTCTCGACTGCTCCCTGTGTTGTTGAGCACTGCCCGAGAGGCAGACCCTGAGGTGCGAAGCAATGCCATCTTTGGGATGGGCGTTCTGGCAGAGCAtgggggctgccctgcccagga ACACTTCCCCAAGCTGCTGGGGCTCCTTTTTCCCCTCCTGGCGCGGGAGCGACACGATCGTGTCCGTGACAACATCTGTGGGGCACTCGCTCGCCTGCTGATGGCCAGTCCCATGAGGAAACCAGAACCTCAG GTGCTGGCTGCCCTACTGCACGCCCTGCCACTAAAGGAAGACTTAGAGGAGTGGGTCACCATCGGGCGCCTCTTCAGCTTCCTGTACCAGAGCAGCCCTGACCAG